A window of Anomalospiza imberbis isolate Cuckoo-Finch-1a 21T00152 chromosome 4, ASM3175350v1, whole genome shotgun sequence contains these coding sequences:
- the LOC137473418 gene encoding AF4/FMR2 family member 1-like, whose product MTEHFHKTSGQVTKAPQESHGMSTPSSLKPLGHTKEALPRKIVGIKRPSEPLEHDKSKKVLKLESEPGPLEVTGQSCKDQPKVKKTVKPKATDKKGLKPALHKASEKRKGSHQVNTKGFLEPSLLRHAQEYDAFMPSGHRPGDLHKGKVPLPPGEKKLFSPAREADVKRKAMRSPEESPKKKREDKGDTPRKKKE is encoded by the exons ATGACCGAGCATTTTCATAAGACCTCTGGCCAAGTGACAAAGGCTCCTCAGGAATCTCATGGTATGAGCACACCCAGCTCTCTAAAGCCTCTTGGGCACACCAAGGAGGCCTTGCCCAGGAAGATTGTGGGTATCAAAAGGCCCAGCGAGCCCCTGGAGCATGACAAATCCAAGAAAGTCCTGAAGCTGGAGAGCGAGCCTGGTCCGTTGGAG GTCACAGGCCAGTCTTGCAAGGACCAGCCCAAAGTCAAGAAAACAGTGAAGCCAAAAGCCACCGACAAAAAAGGCCTGAAGCCGGCACTTCACAAGGCCTCTGAGAAGAGAAAGGGCTCCCACCAGGTCAACACCAAAGGCTTTTTGGAGCCCAGTCTCCTGAGACATGCTCAGGAGTATGATGCCTTCATGCCCAGTGGCCACAGGCCTGGGGATTTGCACAAAGGGAAGGTGCCCTTGCCTCCTGGGGAGAAGAAGTTGTTCTCGCCTGCAAGGGAGGCAGACGTGAAGAGGAAAGCCATGAGGAGTCCTGAGGAGTCCCCCAAAAAGAAG AGGGAAGACAAGGGGGATACtcccaggaagaaaaaggaatga